In the genome of Lentisphaera araneosa HTCC2155, one region contains:
- the rplO gene encoding 50S ribosomal protein L15, producing MKLNTFNKQATAKGRKRICRGDGSGTGRTGGRGEKGQKSRSGSTIRPYFEGGQIPLFRRLPHNRGFKARNHKQWTIVNLSNLEEHFNAGDTVDGESLVEKKLIAAVVGAGLKVLANGEISKALTVKANKFSKTASDKIAAAGGTVEVV from the coding sequence ATGAAGCTCAACACATTCAACAAGCAGGCAACAGCTAAAGGCCGTAAGCGCATTTGTCGCGGTGACGGTTCTGGTACTGGTCGCACTGGTGGTCGTGGTGAGAAAGGTCAAAAATCACGCTCTGGTAGCACGATTCGTCCTTACTTTGAGGGTGGTCAGATTCCACTTTTCCGTCGTTTACCACATAACCGTGGTTTCAAAGCGCGTAATCACAAACAGTGGACAATTGTCAACCTTTCAAACCTTGAAGAACATTTCAATGCTGGCGACACAGTAGATGGCGAATCTCTCGTAGAGAAAAAGCTCATCGCTGCCGTAGTTGGTGCTGGTTTAAAAGTTCTCGCCAATGGTGAAATTTCTAAAGCTTTAACTGTTAAAGCTAATAAATTTTCAAAAACTGCTTCTGACAAGATTGCCGCTGCTGGCGGTACTGTAGAAGTCGTTTAG